In Paenibacillus sp. G2S3, a single window of DNA contains:
- a CDS encoding alpha/beta hydrolase fold domain-containing protein, translating into MKRRLIYVLTILVIVLGSWLLLNNRENKSALEKEGKEVTNVITTDSSTRAAKVTVNNGQIPVQYLTPAYKVTVKGDILYASKKNETDAVEPLKLDLYEPSGDNNKKRPVFIFIHGGGYTEGNKNDAADFSTGLAKRGYTVLSIDYRLKKDPFTNFTHTLNDAYEDISDVIKWINDNAELYGMDASRIVIGGDSAGGHLAINFVNQYVSKDPSIIKSIFSIVDIYGGDLTTSADSKLPPVLIIHGTIDKLVPYQQSVELAEQLKEKGVYHNLLTMEGVGHDYKNEKYIDEIMETTTHFLWNVMNSPELAKLPENSGISIASGDAFDIKLPEAYRSPSKESVNIDLPEGWLLREEEEEDILRIQVPEGLVRGNDTLFVSRGEDPKTAMSFTVNVNVIDPLTVKYETFYDESAKEIRTHMDVTNQSTNNFNGSVEADYETGRSTQGTYSSSVENLEPGKSVRLEIPELARGQRTLKSYNDIGNLLQTKLDSFNALLLPKLSKPVEINGNLSDWSDQARFDVKDIKINGWGGEQDISAKGSLAWDADNLYLGVEVIDDKHEQSASGDAIWSGDSIQIGIGIANSDGTVPSEYHELGVARGNAGNLLKWRWLTPKGFNINDAIELKYAVSRSDSTTSYELAIPWRELSSDMTQVKQGMKLKFSLLVNDNDGEGRRGWLEYNSGIGSSKDVNAFGDLYLTD; encoded by the coding sequence ATGAAGCGTAGGCTTATTTACGTTCTTACAATCCTAGTAATCGTTCTAGGTTCCTGGTTGTTACTGAATAACCGAGAGAATAAGAGCGCTTTAGAAAAAGAAGGAAAAGAAGTGACTAACGTGATTACTACTGACAGTAGTACAAGAGCGGCTAAAGTTACTGTCAATAACGGACAAATTCCGGTTCAGTACTTGACTCCCGCTTATAAGGTTACAGTGAAAGGAGATATTTTGTATGCGAGCAAGAAGAATGAGACAGATGCTGTAGAACCGCTGAAACTCGACCTGTACGAGCCGTCTGGCGATAATAACAAGAAGAGACCTGTATTTATTTTCATTCATGGTGGAGGTTATACAGAAGGGAATAAGAACGATGCAGCAGATTTTTCTACGGGATTGGCGAAGCGAGGATATACTGTATTGTCCATCGATTATAGGCTGAAAAAAGATCCGTTTACTAACTTCACCCACACGCTTAATGACGCTTATGAGGATATAAGCGATGTGATTAAATGGATCAACGATAACGCAGAGCTTTACGGAATGGATGCAAGCCGTATTGTGATCGGCGGTGATTCGGCGGGAGGGCATCTAGCCATAAACTTTGTCAATCAATATGTATCAAAGGATCCATCGATCATTAAATCTATATTTTCGATTGTAGATATTTATGGGGGGGATCTGACGACAAGTGCGGACAGCAAGCTGCCGCCGGTCCTCATCATTCATGGAACAATAGACAAACTGGTGCCGTACCAGCAAAGTGTTGAATTGGCTGAACAGCTGAAAGAGAAGGGGGTGTATCATAATCTACTCACGATGGAAGGCGTTGGACATGACTACAAGAATGAAAAATACATCGATGAGATTATGGAGACGACAACACATTTTCTATGGAATGTCATGAACAGTCCAGAGCTTGCAAAGCTGCCGGAGAATTCCGGAATTTCGATTGCTTCCGGAGATGCCTTTGATATTAAGCTGCCTGAGGCTTACCGCAGCCCTTCAAAGGAGTCGGTGAACATTGATTTGCCGGAGGGCTGGCTGCTACGTGAAGAAGAGGAAGAAGACATACTTCGGATACAGGTTCCAGAAGGCTTGGTGCGAGGAAACGATACGCTGTTCGTCTCACGAGGCGAAGATCCTAAAACGGCAATGAGCTTCACTGTCAATGTCAATGTAATCGACCCGCTGACCGTGAAATATGAGACATTCTATGATGAATCTGCCAAGGAAATAAGAACTCACATGGATGTTACTAATCAGTCTACGAACAATTTCAATGGTTCAGTGGAAGCCGATTATGAGACAGGACGTTCCACGCAAGGTACCTATAGTTCCTCTGTGGAGAATCTGGAACCGGGAAAGAGCGTACGGCTAGAGATTCCTGAGCTTGCTAGAGGACAACGGACGCTTAAATCTTATAATGACATAGGTAATCTATTGCAAACGAAGTTAGATTCTTTTAACGCGTTGTTGTTGCCAAAACTCAGTAAGCCCGTTGAAATCAATGGTAACCTATCAGATTGGAGTGATCAGGCTCGCTTTGATGTGAAGGATATCAAAATCAATGGGTGGGGAGGTGAGCAGGATATCAGTGCGAAGGGCTCCTTAGCTTGGGACGCGGATAACCTTTATCTAGGGGTAGAAGTTATAGATGACAAGCATGAACAGTCGGCATCGGGGGATGCCATTTGGAGTGGGGATAGCATCCAGATCGGGATTGGCATTGCCAACTCAGATGGAACAGTACCCTCGGAGTACCATGAACTAGGTGTGGCTCGGGGAAATGCGGGGAATTTACTCAAGTGGCGCTGGTTAACCCCTAAGGGATTCAATATAAATGATGCCATAGAGCTAAAGTATGCGGTGAGTCGTTCAGATTCAACAACCAGCTATGAATTAGCCATACCCTGGCGTGAACTGAGCAGCGACATGACACAAGTGAAGCAAGGTATGAAGCTTAAATTTTCGCTGCTGGTTAATGATAATGACGGCGAGGGGCGTAGAGGCTGGCTGGAATACAACAGTGGCATAGGCTCTTCCAAGGATGTTAATGCCTTTGGGGATCTATATCTGACGGATTGA
- a CDS encoding VOC family protein, with amino-acid sequence MNWITLRVRDLEASLDFYNRILGLPIERRFESRGKQIVMLGTVDQPKIELIQASEPALKPECGVSVGFEVASLYDAIEHLKSHGIPVARGPITPNPQLRFFYILDPDGFEVQLAEHS; translated from the coding sequence ATGAATTGGATAACGCTCAGGGTGCGCGATCTGGAGGCTTCCCTTGATTTTTATAACCGGATTCTGGGGCTTCCTATTGAACGCAGATTTGAGAGTAGAGGAAAACAGATTGTTATGTTGGGAACTGTGGATCAGCCCAAAATCGAGCTTATTCAGGCTAGCGAACCGGCTCTGAAGCCGGAATGCGGCGTTTCTGTTGGTTTCGAAGTGGCATCGCTCTACGATGCCATAGAGCATTTGAAAAGCCACGGTATCCCCGTCGCACGCGGACCGATCACGCCAAATCCCCAGCTGCGTTTCTTTTATATACTGGACCCGGACGGCTTCGAGGTACAGTTAGCGGAGCATAGCTAG
- a CDS encoding beta-N-acetylglucosaminidase domain-containing protein, protein MPKKILSIFITLMMVAGLFSSFAAAADVASDLPQKDAKITESYEIYPLPQQQTEEATTLTITQNVNVVIEDTIDQPTRKLLQKILDSKSLQVTESGAVVAGKTNIFLGTRNSSGYVDNYFTQNIPYKADNFNELDAYVLNVSTKQQNKGVVAILGKNTDAAYYGLASLKMIFDQIPDLQVRNLTIEDFSDTRSRGFIEGFYGTPWSHEDRMSLMRFGGELKMNSYIFAPKDDKYHNAQWRTPYPAAELAKIKELVDVGHESKTQFVWAIHPGFNMINWNNYDAELQTLLAKLEQLYSIGVRQFGLFMDDISTSQSLVDKDKHVKLITDVANWVTSKKDVKSLIYCPPYYNKSWTGTTGRPYLEALRNVPANVDIMWTGNGVVASVNAGDMQWPKDAHGRDTYMWLNWPVNDYKDARLLLGKAELLIPGTHNISGVVSNPMKHAELSKVGIFAVADYTWNVDDFDQEEIWLNSFKHIAPEVASELNTIAYHMSDPSPSGHGLVVGESENIKAELAQFLSQYSSGQPIETTGNTLIQEFDLVLDAIASFRENNTNENMEEEIDPWLNSLQNVVLADKSAVLSAIAIQKENVDQAWEELAKATSALSLSKTFKIEKLNSPDVTVEAGAKRLVPFAEQLINKLDAQIYTLVDPEYVKPLAVSSYGSPSGLNLMVDGDLATNVYIQTIQQNGDWYGVDFGKTIKVEEIAITQGRNDTDFDIFQRGILEYSMNGQEWTAIGEERSGYKISASELNVEARMVRYRLTHAGIPGGKPDLWTAVREFSVNASKDKVSIYTDVPELKDTSVMVADNSVQLTNLNGITLKPAQYVGINLKSIEEITQVALEASNAEVRLESSKNGVEWEQVNEGNGAFASAAYFRIMNKGTENITVNLTRLMIKLNKFSPPMITHNYGSIYEGSINNVYNASLENKVWFGAIQSKGKYVQIDMGGVVNVQNVAVVIGDGEGDFFRKGDLQLSLDGQTWDTIHTFSNPSDRSLNFPEHEVPYRYKRVQIDGGKPARYVRLISTETYDAWLALNEILVNEGIERPGTANPAIQAEPAGVIGNEASLSVDQKLSTFYMPSAGNTGSLNYKLSKDTKVKEVIVLQNPANLSNAAVSVRDASGWHKVGTLSSSYNTFDTSKYSNVFEVKVQWEGSVKPKIHEIITVKKDENGEVDPSGKMTSVLSGVDTVAGGRDFQLAFGVKSVTDAVYAMDVTMNYDPKLLEFKSATSLRSGIQVLETANHTPGKLRLLVVSEGADNAVTGNMQLVSLDFGTKTVAEATESIIQIEKVTVADAEGKESETVTSSHKLKITAEEPEPGMTGDINKDGKVSIGDLAIVAANYGKDTSSPDWAEAKRADINKDGVIDLNDLALVARKITE, encoded by the coding sequence ATGCCGAAGAAGATTCTCAGTATCTTCATTACACTTATGATGGTGGCCGGCTTGTTCTCCAGTTTTGCAGCTGCAGCGGATGTAGCTTCTGATCTTCCGCAAAAAGATGCGAAAATAACGGAATCCTATGAAATCTATCCATTACCGCAGCAACAAACCGAAGAAGCAACAACCTTAACCATCACACAAAATGTAAACGTTGTTATTGAAGATACGATTGACCAGCCGACAAGAAAGCTGCTTCAAAAGATACTGGATTCCAAATCACTTCAGGTGACTGAGTCAGGAGCTGTAGTGGCAGGGAAAACAAATATCTTTTTGGGAACTAGAAATTCATCAGGCTATGTAGATAACTACTTCACTCAGAATATTCCTTATAAGGCGGATAACTTCAATGAGCTAGACGCTTATGTTCTTAACGTTAGCACCAAACAACAGAATAAAGGTGTTGTTGCGATATTAGGTAAAAATACAGATGCGGCTTATTATGGCCTGGCATCGCTGAAGATGATCTTTGATCAAATTCCTGATCTCCAGGTTCGTAATCTCACCATCGAAGATTTCTCTGATACTCGCTCACGGGGATTTATCGAAGGATTTTACGGCACGCCTTGGTCACATGAAGATCGAATGAGCTTGATGCGTTTCGGTGGAGAGCTCAAGATGAATTCTTATATTTTTGCACCTAAAGATGACAAGTACCATAACGCGCAATGGAGAACACCCTATCCTGCAGCTGAGCTTGCCAAGATTAAAGAACTGGTGGATGTCGGCCATGAATCCAAGACGCAGTTTGTATGGGCGATTCATCCAGGGTTCAATATGATCAATTGGAACAATTATGATGCAGAACTCCAAACCTTACTTGCAAAGCTTGAACAATTGTACAGTATAGGCGTACGTCAATTTGGACTATTCATGGATGATATTAGCACTTCACAATCGTTAGTGGATAAGGATAAACATGTTAAGCTTATTACGGATGTTGCGAATTGGGTAACGTCCAAAAAAGACGTCAAATCATTAATTTATTGTCCTCCATACTACAATAAAAGCTGGACCGGAACTACTGGCAGACCTTATCTTGAAGCCTTGAGAAATGTGCCAGCAAATGTAGATATTATGTGGACTGGAAACGGTGTTGTTGCCTCTGTTAATGCGGGTGATATGCAGTGGCCGAAAGATGCACATGGAAGAGATACGTATATGTGGTTAAACTGGCCAGTGAATGACTATAAGGATGCAAGACTGCTACTTGGTAAAGCTGAATTGCTCATTCCAGGTACACATAATATTTCAGGTGTAGTGTCTAATCCTATGAAGCATGCGGAATTATCTAAGGTCGGTATATTCGCGGTAGCGGATTACACTTGGAATGTAGATGATTTTGATCAAGAGGAGATCTGGCTCAATTCATTTAAGCATATTGCTCCAGAAGTTGCCTCTGAGCTTAATACGATTGCCTATCATATGAGTGACCCATCGCCTAGCGGTCATGGACTTGTAGTAGGGGAATCGGAAAATATCAAAGCAGAGCTAGCGCAATTCTTAAGTCAATACTCAAGTGGTCAGCCGATAGAAACGACGGGGAATACATTGATTCAAGAATTTGATCTAGTATTGGATGCCATCGCATCGTTCAGAGAAAATAACACGAATGAAAATATGGAAGAGGAAATTGATCCATGGCTAAATAGCTTGCAAAATGTCGTTCTTGCCGATAAATCGGCAGTTCTCTCTGCGATAGCGATCCAGAAAGAGAATGTAGATCAGGCATGGGAGGAACTTGCTAAGGCCACAAGCGCATTAAGCTTATCCAAAACATTCAAAATTGAGAAGCTTAATTCTCCAGATGTGACAGTCGAGGCAGGAGCAAAGCGGCTAGTTCCTTTTGCTGAGCAGCTCATCAATAAACTGGATGCTCAGATTTATACTTTGGTGGACCCTGAATATGTTAAACCTCTAGCTGTAAGCTCTTATGGTTCCCCTTCTGGATTAAACCTGATGGTCGATGGAGATTTAGCAACGAACGTCTATATTCAAACCATTCAACAGAATGGGGACTGGTATGGCGTTGATTTTGGCAAAACCATTAAAGTGGAAGAAATAGCGATCACACAAGGTAGAAATGACACGGATTTCGATATTTTCCAAAGGGGGATTCTCGAGTATTCCATGAACGGTCAAGAATGGACTGCGATCGGAGAAGAGCGTTCCGGGTATAAAATTTCTGCTTCCGAGCTTAATGTGGAGGCAAGGATGGTTCGATATCGATTGACGCATGCAGGAATTCCTGGAGGAAAGCCTGATTTATGGACGGCAGTTCGTGAGTTTTCCGTAAATGCAAGTAAAGATAAAGTGTCGATTTACACCGATGTGCCAGAGTTGAAGGATACTTCTGTTATGGTAGCTGACAATTCTGTGCAATTAACGAACCTGAACGGAATCACATTAAAACCAGCCCAGTATGTAGGAATTAATTTGAAATCTATTGAAGAGATCACGCAAGTTGCGCTAGAAGCTTCTAACGCAGAAGTTCGGTTAGAATCCTCAAAGAACGGTGTGGAATGGGAACAGGTTAATGAGGGGAATGGGGCGTTTGCTAGTGCTGCCTATTTCCGGATCATGAATAAGGGAACTGAGAATATCACTGTAAATCTGACAAGGCTCATGATCAAGCTGAACAAATTCTCTCCACCTATGATTACTCATAATTACGGAAGCATTTATGAAGGTTCAATCAACAACGTGTACAATGCTTCTTTAGAGAACAAGGTTTGGTTCGGTGCGATTCAATCGAAAGGAAAGTATGTTCAGATCGACATGGGCGGTGTGGTGAATGTCCAAAATGTAGCTGTCGTGATTGGAGACGGTGAAGGAGATTTCTTCCGTAAAGGAGATCTGCAGCTGTCGCTAGACGGACAGACATGGGATACGATCCATACGTTTAGTAATCCGAGCGATCGGAGCTTGAATTTCCCAGAGCACGAGGTGCCTTACCGTTATAAGAGAGTTCAAATTGACGGCGGCAAGCCCGCCCGCTATGTAAGATTGATTTCAACTGAAACCTATGATGCATGGCTCGCGCTTAATGAAATTTTAGTTAATGAAGGAATTGAAAGACCTGGAACTGCCAATCCGGCTATTCAGGCTGAACCTGCTGGAGTTATAGGGAATGAAGCGTCTCTGTCCGTTGACCAAAAGCTATCCACCTTCTATATGCCGAGTGCTGGCAATACGGGTTCCTTAAATTACAAGTTGTCGAAGGATACGAAGGTAAAAGAAGTGATTGTTTTGCAAAATCCAGCGAATCTTTCAAATGCAGCAGTGTCTGTGCGGGATGCGAGTGGGTGGCATAAGGTTGGTACTCTGTCTTCATCGTATAATACATTTGATACCTCCAAGTATAGTAATGTGTTTGAAGTGAAGGTCCAGTGGGAGGGTTCGGTTAAACCTAAAATCCACGAAATCATTACCGTTAAAAAAGACGAGAATGGGGAGGTTGATCCATCGGGCAAGATGACTTCTGTTCTGTCTGGGGTAGACACTGTAGCTGGCGGAAGAGATTTTCAACTGGCGTTTGGAGTGAAGAGTGTAACAGATGCTGTCTATGCGATGGATGTAACCATGAACTATGATCCTAAGCTATTGGAATTCAAATCGGCTACTTCCTTGCGTAGTGGAATCCAGGTGCTTGAAACTGCTAATCACACGCCAGGAAAATTGCGACTGCTGGTGGTGAGTGAAGGAGCGGACAATGCTGTGACTGGCAATATGCAGCTGGTATCCTTGGATTTCGGTACTAAAACAGTAGCGGAAGCTACAGAGAGTATTATTCAGATTGAAAAAGTGACCGTAGCAGATGCGGAAGGCAAGGAGAGCGAAACTGTTACGTCAAGCCATAAGCTCAAGATAACTGCAGAGGAGCCGGAGCCTGGTATGACTGGTGACATCAATAAAGATGGCAAAGTGTCCATCGGTGATTTAGCGATTGTCGCTGCTAATTATGGCAAGGATACCAGCAGTCCAGATTGGGCTGAGGCTAAACGTGCCGATATCAATAAAGATGGCGTGATTGATTTGAATGACTTGGCGCTGGTAGCTCGGAAGATAACTGAATGA
- a CDS encoding acyltransferase domain-containing protein, with the protein MNIRALCEGIKLDPAARQQVYEFQMKENEYLVYKQHFYFDRFSFFESVQQSVGYRKLLLYLFVRFAVDAYEEYRIRNIEDEIYYDTFSDIQIWCMQCQRDYGEYGIEEYNWLQEHVQLRLFRLGRMQFQPFAMDRDLVVDGCKIFTNQIVLNVHIPAGAPLSVQGVEESFQLAKAFFRGISPIFICHSWLLDPELSEMLNPESNIIQFQSQFNIYEVDKSSKEAEQRIFNKLSINP; encoded by the coding sequence GTGAACATCAGAGCATTGTGTGAAGGGATTAAGCTTGATCCTGCTGCTAGACAGCAGGTTTATGAGTTTCAGATGAAAGAAAATGAATATCTAGTTTATAAACAACATTTTTATTTTGACAGATTTTCTTTTTTTGAATCCGTGCAACAATCGGTTGGCTATCGAAAGCTGCTATTATATTTATTTGTTAGATTCGCAGTAGATGCTTATGAAGAGTATCGTATTCGTAACATTGAGGATGAGATCTATTATGATACATTCTCAGATATTCAGATCTGGTGCATGCAATGTCAGCGTGATTATGGTGAATATGGTATTGAAGAATATAACTGGCTGCAAGAGCATGTTCAGCTTCGTTTATTTCGTTTGGGAAGAATGCAATTTCAACCTTTTGCGATGGACCGGGATTTAGTCGTTGATGGATGTAAAATATTCACTAATCAAATCGTGCTTAATGTGCACATTCCAGCTGGAGCGCCTTTATCAGTTCAAGGTGTAGAGGAATCCTTCCAGTTAGCCAAAGCTTTTTTCAGAGGTATATCGCCGATATTTATTTGTCATTCATGGCTGCTCGATCCGGAATTAAGTGAGATGTTAAACCCGGAATCGAACATTATTCAGTTTCAAAGTCAGTTCAACATTTATGAGGTTGATAAGAGTTCGAAGGAAGCAGAGCAAAGAATATTTAATAAGCTAAGTATCAACCCTTAA
- a CDS encoding RICIN domain-containing protein, with amino-acid sequence MLRKGKMLSLFLLFTLMIALVTTGNSSAASNWNLVWSDEFDGNSLNTGNWSAEIGTGSGGWGNNELQYYTSRPQNLQVTGGNLVITAQKESYNGMSYTSARIKTQGLKSFTYGKIEARIKVPSGQGLWPAFWMLGSNIDTVGWPKSGETDIMERVNNNAFVNGTVHWDANGHAEYGQVSGNLDFSQYHVYSVEWDANYIKWFVDGNQFNAFYIENGTGNTEEFQKPFFILLNLAVGGNWPGSPNASTAFPAQMLVDYVRVYQSAPTSSIVSGGIYTLADKASGKVLDVVDVSTASGAKMQQWTNYTANNQKFKVESTGDGYYKLTAVHSGKVLDVPNSSTATGIQLQQWDDNGTNAQRWSIVDVGGGYYKLISKVSGLAMDVNGASTADGAAVQQWTDNGSDAQKWFFTKVN; translated from the coding sequence ATGTTGAGAAAAGGAAAAATGCTAAGTCTATTTCTGCTGTTTACACTCATGATTGCTTTAGTGACTACTGGCAATTCAAGTGCAGCCTCGAACTGGAATCTGGTATGGAGCGATGAATTTGACGGGAATTCTCTGAATACTGGTAATTGGTCCGCCGAAATCGGCACAGGGAGCGGTGGCTGGGGTAACAATGAACTTCAGTACTATACTAGTCGTCCGCAGAACCTGCAAGTTACGGGTGGAAATCTGGTTATTACAGCGCAAAAAGAATCCTACAATGGAATGAGCTACACCTCTGCACGGATCAAAACACAAGGACTTAAAAGTTTTACCTATGGGAAAATCGAAGCTAGAATCAAGGTACCTTCAGGCCAAGGACTCTGGCCGGCATTTTGGATGCTTGGATCAAATATTGATACAGTAGGTTGGCCTAAATCCGGTGAAACGGACATTATGGAACGAGTGAACAATAATGCTTTTGTGAATGGGACAGTACACTGGGATGCCAATGGGCATGCCGAGTATGGGCAGGTATCCGGAAATCTGGATTTCTCTCAATACCATGTGTACAGCGTTGAATGGGATGCGAATTATATTAAGTGGTTTGTAGATGGCAACCAATTTAATGCTTTTTATATTGAGAATGGAACAGGCAATACGGAGGAGTTCCAAAAACCCTTCTTTATCCTGCTAAACCTTGCCGTTGGTGGGAATTGGCCTGGAAGTCCAAACGCCTCAACTGCTTTCCCGGCGCAAATGCTGGTTGATTATGTACGTGTGTATCAATCCGCGCCTACCTCAAGCATCGTTAGTGGTGGGATTTATACTTTAGCAGATAAGGCTAGTGGCAAGGTTCTGGACGTAGTGGATGTATCCACAGCAAGTGGGGCAAAGATGCAGCAATGGACTAATTACACAGCCAATAATCAGAAATTTAAGGTGGAAAGTACGGGAGACGGTTATTATAAGCTGACAGCAGTGCATAGTGGAAAAGTATTGGATGTGCCAAACTCATCAACCGCCACCGGCATACAGTTGCAGCAATGGGATGACAATGGTACAAACGCTCAGCGGTGGAGCATTGTAGATGTAGGGGGTGGCTACTACAAACTAATTTCTAAAGTGAGTGGATTAGCTATGGATGTAAACGGAGCCTCAACGGCAGATGGCGCAGCGGTTCAGCAGTGGACGGATAACGGAAGCGATGCTCAAAAATGGTTTTTTACTAAAGTGAACTAA